The following coding sequences lie in one Apium graveolens cultivar Ventura chromosome 3, ASM990537v1, whole genome shotgun sequence genomic window:
- the LOC141714422 gene encoding uncharacterized protein LOC141714422, whose protein sequence is MVSNKEQAKIEAAVETEDVQVDESSPNKKVKVGSGLEESSRKGPQAIGAAPIREESGRQQSVYYISQVLKDAETRYPRLEKFAFALVTTSRKLRHYFQGREIRVVTNQPLRKIIHKPDISGRLVNWVVELIQFNLSFIPKTAIKAQALADFIIECNFPEEDPEPMNMDPKTEQDASPGAWTLKVDGSLTSKRSGAELILKSPEGFTIQTAISFGFPTTNNQAEYEALIAGLKLSRTLRF, encoded by the exons ATGGTTTCAAATAAAGAACAAGCAAAAATCGAAGCCGCAGTAGAAACAGAAGATGTCCAGGTTGATGAAAGCAGTCCTAACAAAAAGGTGAAAGTTGGGTCAGGACTCGAGGAGTCCTCAAGGAAAG GACCACAAGCCATAGGAGCAGCCCCAATCAGGGAAGAGAGTGGAAGACAGCAATCAGTCTACTACATAAGCCAAGTTCTTAAAGATGCAGAAACAAGGTACCCAAGACTGGAGAAGTTTGCCTTCGCCTTAGTCACAACTTCAAGAAAGCTCAGGCACTACTTCCAAGGAAGAGAAATCAGAGTGGTCACCAATCAGCCCTTAAGGAAGATAATTCACAAGCCAGATATTTCGGGAAGACTTGTCAATTGGGTTGTGGAGTTAATCCAGTTCAATTTAAGCTTCATTCCTAAGACTGCCATTAAAGCTCAAGCActtgcagatttcataatcgaatgcaacttcccAGAAGAAGATCCAGAACCAATGAACATGGATCCAAAGACAGAACAAGATGCAAGTCCGGGAGCCTGGACCTTGAAAGTAGATGGTTCTTTAACAAGCAAAAGGTCGGGAGCCGAGCTCATACTGAAGAGTCCTGAAGGATTCACCATTCAAACAGCTATATCTTTCGGATTCCCCACAACAAACAACCAGGCGGAATATGAGGCGTTGATTGCAGGACTAAAGCTCTCCAGGACTCTGAGATTCTAA